A stretch of DNA from Fibrobacter sp. UWB11:
ACCGATACATTCGCGCTTATAGACATTCCCGAAAGCGACCACAAGCCCGAAGTACAATTCAACCAAAATGCAAGCGACGAAAGCGATTTACTCAAGCGCTTCTGCAAAGGCTTTATCGACTTGCTGTTCGTCCGCAGCGTCAACGGCAAAAAGCGCTACTCCATTCTCGACTGGAAATCGGACCTGCTCGAAAACAGCACCTACACACCCGAAGCGCTCAAAGAAAAAGTCGATAACGACTACTCCATCCAACGAGTTCTTTACAGCTATTGCCTTATCCAATGGCTCAAGCAATTCTACGGTGAAGGCACTGCCGAAAACTTAAGCGAAGCCGAAATTTTTGAACAACATTTTGGTGGTATCTATTACGCATTCATTCGCGGTACCGAAGGAAACACACCCAAAGGCATTTACGCGCAAACTTGGAACAACTTTGCAGACCTTGAACACGCTTATAAGAAAATCAAAGACCTTATGATAAAGCCCTCCCACAGCAAGGAGGAAAATTAAAATGGATAATAAATTAATCGCCACCGAATTCCTCGACGAATTCATCGATGCGCTCATAGAAATGCGCGGTCTCATTGCGCTTGACAAACATCTACTCCATTTACTTTTCGAAATCAAAAAAGACGTTCCTCTGCAAACGCAAAAATTCTTAACGCTCTGCCTGTCGCTCCTTGACGATGGCAACACGCGCGTTCCGCTAGATGCATCGCAGTTCACAGACATGTGGACCCGCAAATGGAACGGCCTAGTCACACTCCGCATCAGCACCGTCGAAGAAGACATTGATGAAAGCAATTTCGCAAGTGTCGCCGATTTCGCCCACATTATTCGCGATGGCATTCAAGACATTCTGACAAACGACTTTTCTGCAATCATGGAAAGCCGCGAAACTGACACAACTTCCATCGAAGATGCATTAAGTTGTCCGTTCGTCCTCGCTAAACGCGAAAGCGGAGCGCACCTCTACTTTACCAAGCACTTCGATGCCAAATGCATCATCGAGCAATCCGCAAAAATCTTATTTAAAAACGGCAATACACCCACCGACGACGAAATCGAAAACTGCAAACAAAAAATTGCAAACATCTGTAAGCCATTCAGCAATGGCAAACCTTTCCTTATCAAGAAACGCCAAGCCGAAGCCATCATCCGCGGGCAAACAGAAAACCTCGTCATTACAGGTGGCCCCGGCACTGGCAAAACAACAGTAGTCCTTTACATTTTGTGGAATTTACTCGAAAGCCATAGCGACATGCTTGATTGGAACATTTACCTTGCAGCACCGAGTGGCAAAGCCGCCGACCGCATGCGTGAAAGCCTCATCGACGGCCTCGCAAGAATCCGCGAAGAACAAAAGACCAACAACGAACCCATATTCCGCAAGCTGAACGAACTCGAAAGTAGCACCATACACCGCCTACTCCGATTCTCCAAAAGCAAAGGCGGCTTTTCGTTCAACCGCGAAGAACAATTCCCCAAAAATTCAATTTTCGTCATTGACGAAGCAAGCATGATCGACATCGAAATGTTCGCCGCCCTCCTCGAAGCCATTCCCGAAGGCGCACGAATATTCATTCTCGGCGACCCGTTCCAGCTCCCCTCTGTTGACTCAGGAGCCGTCCTCGGCGAAATCCTCAAAGTGAACGAAAGCGGCAGCAACTTTTCTGTCAAGCTCAACGAATCCAACCGATTCGACGACCGTTCCAACATCGGAAAACTCGCTGCCGAAATCAAAACCGTTGCAGAAACAAAAGACAACACAAAGTTTGTTCCGCACAAGTTCACGAGCAGCGACGCATCTGCGAATGACATTTCGCACAGCTCAAACGAAACGGGAAGCGCTACGAACTTTAAAGATAAAGTTTTCTACAAGCAACTCGAAACCGACTCCGCACCGCTTTCGAAAAAAGAAGAAGACAAACGCATTGAAAACTTCATCGCCGAATGGTCCCGCGACTTTGCACAACTCCCCGCACTTGCAGAAAACATCCACCCTGAGCGCACCGGCACCGAAGCAAGCGACACCGACCACAGCGAAACCGCCCGCCGTAATGAAATCTGGCAGCTCTCGCTGACAAAGCGCATCCTCTGCGCCGAACGCCGAGGACTCCGCGGCATCGAAAACATCAATAAAAAAGTTTGTAGTAAAATCAAGAGCCTTTGGCGAGCGCAAAAGAAAAAGCAAGGCGAAACAATCCAATGGGACGACTCCGGCTACTTCCCCGGACAACTGCTCATCATCACCAAGAATCAGGAAATGTTCAAACTCTACAATGGTGACACAGGCATCGTAGTATTCGACGATAACACCCCCTGCCTCATGCTCAAAAAGGCGCCCCTGCAAAACAGCGAACTCACCGGAAAAACGCGCGATGACTTTGTCTTTTATCCGCTCTCGATTCTCCCCGAAGATTCGCTCACAACCGCATTCGCCATCACCATCCATAAATCGCAGGGCTCCGAATACAAACACGTTACCATGTTCCTCCCGACAAAAATCGGGCACCCGCTACTGACAAACCAAATTCTGTATACAGGAATCACCCGCGCCAAGGAAAGCGTCACCATCATCGCAAACGACGACACATTCAAAGCCGCAGTTACCACCGTCAGCGAGCGCAATACGGGAATTTCGCTATAGTTTTGAATTCTTTTGTACCTGCGCCCTCTTTTCTGTGTATATTTAAATAGTAAATAAGTAAACAAAGGACGAAAAATGGCAACAATTAAAGAACTCAAAGCAAATGGCGCCCCCCGTTTTAAAGTCCCGGGCAAAGAAGCAATCTACGAAGCCTTCGACCAGTTCCTCGCAGAAAACTTCCTCGGCGAAACCGTCGAAGCAATCCCCGCCGCCCCGGCCAACGGCGGCGAATTCGCACCACAGGCAATCGCACTCTACGCCATCGCCAACACCGCCAAAGGCAACGCAGGCCTCTGGAAAGCCGGCACCGGCACATCTTCCAAGAATTGGGACCTCAGCTTTTTGCAGGGCATCCTGAACCAGTTCTCGACCCTCCCGGCAGCAACCCGCGGCAAAACAGTCTCCGAAATCAAGGAACAGCTCGAAGACTTCGCCTCCAAGAAGTTCGCCAAGAACCCGGCAAA
This window harbors:
- a CDS encoding ATP-dependent RecD-like DNA helicase, with product MDNKLIATEFLDEFIDALIEMRGLIALDKHLLHLLFEIKKDVPLQTQKFLTLCLSLLDDGNTRVPLDASQFTDMWTRKWNGLVTLRISTVEEDIDESNFASVADFAHIIRDGIQDILTNDFSAIMESRETDTTSIEDALSCPFVLAKRESGAHLYFTKHFDAKCIIEQSAKILFKNGNTPTDDEIENCKQKIANICKPFSNGKPFLIKKRQAEAIIRGQTENLVITGGPGTGKTTVVLYILWNLLESHSDMLDWNIYLAAPSGKAADRMRESLIDGLARIREEQKTNNEPIFRKLNELESSTIHRLLRFSKSKGGFSFNREEQFPKNSIFVIDEASMIDIEMFAALLEAIPEGARIFILGDPFQLPSVDSGAVLGEILKVNESGSNFSVKLNESNRFDDRSNIGKLAAEIKTVAETKDNTKFVPHKFTSSDASANDISHSSNETGSATNFKDKVFYKQLETDSAPLSKKEEDKRIENFIAEWSRDFAQLPALAENIHPERTGTEASDTDHSETARRNEIWQLSLTKRILCAERRGLRGIENINKKVCSKIKSLWRAQKKKQGETIQWDDSGYFPGQLLIITKNQEMFKLYNGDTGIVVFDDNTPCLMLKKAPLQNSELTGKTRDDFVFYPLSILPEDSLTTAFAITIHKSQGSEYKHVTMFLPTKIGHPLLTNQILYTGITRAKESVTIIANDDTFKAAVTTVSERNTGISL